The DNA segment AATGATCATACAAAGCCATAAATCCGACAAGACAAACAGCGAGGAACGCCAAGTACTTTACTCGTACCCGTCCAGGGTTGGCCGCTGACCATACCAGCAGTGACGTTGCCAACCCTATAACCAGATAAGTCTTTATGCCACATAGCGACATGGTAAAGACATTGCTCAGCAAGAAGAATACCGAGGGAAATGTAACCTTACGTCTTGCCAAGGTAAGTAAAACAAAGGTCGGTGGAACCAAAGCACTTGAAACAAGCAAATAACCCAGGCGATAAGGAAATACGTATTCTCCTTGTAGCATCCATGGGTTTGACAGCCATCCAGGTGGCACTATAACCGTCACATAGTAGATCCAGCCGGCTATTCCAATGGAAGCGGTAAGATAATAAAATAAACCGATCCCCTTGGATGCTTTCACGCACCTGCTAAAAACATCCTGCCCGATTAATTGCCTCCCTTTTAAAGCAAAGAACGGTGATGCCATCAACACCCCGACAAAAAACGAGAACAAAGATGCCGCAATTAAAGCGTAGGCTTGGGCGCTAACAGGGGTTAACGGAAGAAGATTGAGTTGGTAAAGCGAAAGCGAAGCTAAATTAATTCCAATGAATATCCCCATGGGGGCAAAGTAGTCTCCGTATACTAACCGAGAAAAACGGAAGCTTGTATAAGATAACACCCCAAGTGATATAAATCCCAAAAAATTGATAACGCTCATTTCTTATGCCACTTTCCTTTTATCTCTCAAATATACTAACCATCCCACCGGTAAGGCAATTATATAGATTCCGCTGAAAAAGTCAGCCAAAAAGTTCCTCGAAAATGCATATAAATCAAGGGATTCCGGCTCCTGTGGCGAATTGTTTAAGGAGAAGAAAACAAAACAAACGCACAGGAGGAAATCCCTATATTGATCATGGTTCGACGCAAAAGCCCAGTTTCCTGCGGGGGTGAAAAATAATGTTGCGCCTCCGGCAGGAAGAGAGCAGACAAATATCACTGGTGGATTTACTGCTGCCGCCCGAGGTGCTCGAGTTCCCGAAAGATCTGGCCAAACTGGACGCCTGGCTGGATGATGAGTGTTTCTTCACACCGTTTCGGGACAAATACCATCAGTGCTTGGGGCGGCTCTCCGTACCGGCGGAAACCTACTTGCGAGTCAAGCGCTCAAGCACCAGTACGGGAAAGCCGCGGCACCTTTGCGCCCTGGTCAACGACCGGAAAAGCTTTTGCCGTTTCTGCCGGATTCCCTGGCACAAGCCGGTGCCCCATCCCAGCAGTCTGTCCAAGATCCGGCAGCGGCTGGATGCCGGCGGCAGTCACCACATGGCCGAGTTAAACGCCCACCTCGTTCGCAAGGCGCAGGAAGAAAAGCTTTTAATGAGCCGCAACAAAGTGCGGGTGGACACCACCGTGGTTGAGGCGAACATCCACCATCCCACCGATTCCGGCTTGGTTGCAGAAACAGTGCGGGTGGTGACACGCCTGGCGAAACAGGCCCAGGCTGCTGTTGGTGAGGTGGGAACAACTGTCCGGGACCGCACGCGCAGCATCAAAAAACGGGTGCTGGCGATCACCAAAGTACTGAAGCGGCGCACGCAAGAGGCGGTAGAGGAAGTGCATCGGATCACCGGCGAAATGGCCGACATCGCGGAAAAGACCCTTATTAAGGCCGCCCGGGGAGTAGTGCAGCACCTTCGCCGGGAAGCCCAAAATCTGGCCAACACAGTACAGGCAAGACAACAGCGCCTTGCGGCACAGCTGGAAAGAGCCCTTGCCCTGGGAGAACAGGTAATCAAACAGGCGCGGCAGGTAAACGCCGGTCAGCGAAAACTACCGCAGCGCCTGGTGAGCATTTTCGACCTGGAGGCCCGGCCCATCAAACGCGGCAAGGCACACCGGGAAACCGAGTTCGGCTACAAAGTACGGCTGACGGAAAGTGCAGAGCGGCTGGTGACCGAGTACGGCGTGATGATGGGCAACCCTCCGGATAGATACTCGTCCCCGGGGTCACGGAGCACATTCGCCGTACCGGGCGAGTGCCCCAATGCGCTGCTACCGACCGGGGATTCTGGGCTCCGGCAGGCGATTCGCGCTTTAAAGGAAATGGGTGTGCAAAAAGTCAGCCTGCCCTTTAAAGGCAAACGCAGCCGCCGGCGCTACTCCACACGAGCGCCAGCCCTGGTTCCGTCGGCTTCAGCGCTGGCGGGCCGGTCAAGGAGGAACAATCAGTGAGCTGAAGAGGCGCTACGGACTCGACCGGACACTTTACCGGGGATTGGACGGCTGCCGGCGCTGGGTGGGCGGAGCCATCTGGGGATACAACCTGAACCGGGTAGCCAAGCTGATCTAAGCCAGGTGGCAGTGCCAAACCATGATCAAGTTATCAAGGAGCAACCTACAGACTTATAGAAGAGTAATCAGGAAATTGCTTTTTTTTAGCAGAATCTAGTTAAGGTCTCTTCGTTTTCCTTACTTTACTTCCTTCCCAGTTTCCCTCGCTCGCTCTTGCTAAACACTGCGAATTATCCAGCCACGATACAGAAGTTAGGATAGGTCAGTTGCTGTACCGACTCAAGGCATTCAACAGTGTCCCGCCAGACATAGTAGAGGATGAAGATAAGCACTTAGAACAAACCTATAAGTATGTTCTCCCAGTCCTTGATGGGATTTTTTCCTTTAATTCGCCAGGCTCCTTTTGAGCCCGGCCAACAAGGAAGCGGCAGGCTAGAGAAAAACCAAGGTATGCCCAAAGGTAGAATCCAATCTCGTCACTTAACGTGCCAACCATAACCAGGTAACTTGCGAATCCCGCGAACATCGAGGAAGTAACTAGCCTCATCGCTTCCTGACTGTTCCGCATTGAAAATTGGAAAGCTCGAAGGAAGTTGTAGGTAATATAACTGACCAAAAAAATCAGGAACGTAAAGAGCAGTAAGCCTCCTTGAAGTAAAGTTTTCAGGTATAAGTTGTGAATGCTCATGTAATAACCTGTTAGCGACCAGACGATATTTCTCAGGTCAAGAATTCCAAGTCCAATGAGAGGATTATCTGCTATGACCAGCATACCTGCACGCCATAATTCTAATCGAATTATGAGGTTAGAAGGATCGAGCCGTTGTAACTTACCAAATCCTGCCAGGAACTGCTCAAGCCAACCTAAGGCAGAGGCTATAGCGAGGACGGTCACTGTCACCGATGTAACGCCAAAAGCAAGCCCCCACTTGCGCTTCCCGGGCTCGAGTACGAGCAAAATCATAAGCAAAACAAAGGTTGCTATCCAACCGCTACGTGAGTAAGTAAATACAAGAGCGAGGATTGTTAACGTCAAGCTACTGAAATATACAAAACGCGCTAGCCGTCCTTTTACAATGCGTGCAAGCGCAGTGCCTAAGGCCAGAGAAAATAGCAAAGGTAACATTGCGTAATTAGCATCAGGTTCTGACAGTGTGGTAAGTCTCGCGTATTCTTTGTGCCAGGCAAGCCAGTAATCTGTATGAATAATGGGCTCACCCAAATAAAAGAACTGAATTAAGCCAGCAACTGGACCAGTGACGATCGAAACCCAGTAGAGACCTTTTAAAATAGCTACTAGTTGTATATCATTCCTGACGCATCCCGTGAGGTACATTGCTGCGGCAACATATGGCAAAGCACCCTGCCCGAACTTAATATCCACCGCCTCGGGGCCAAGTGCCGT comes from the Bacillota bacterium genome and includes:
- a CDS encoding O-antigen ligase family protein: MNNFGQLLNVVFGILGFGLYFVFPRQVAYYSFVKAAMLMLFAVAIISLASARGIRKIFLVVFIWFLAYMCIIAIVTALGPEAVDIKFGQGALPYVAAAMYLTGCVRNDIQLVAILKGLYWVSIVTGPVAGLIQFFYLGEPIIHTDYWLAWHKEYARLTTLSEPDANYAMLPLLFSLALGTALARIVKGRLARFVYFSSLTLTILALVFTYSRSGWIATFVLLMILLVLEPGKRKWGLAFGVTSVTVTVLAIASALGWLEQFLAGFGKLQRLDPSNLIIRLELWRAGMLVIADNPLIGLGILDLRNIVWSLTGYYMSIHNLYLKTLLQGGLLLFTFLIFLVSYITYNFLRAFQFSMRNSQEAMRLVTSSMFAGFASYLVMVGTLSDEIGFYLWAYLGFSLACRFLVGRAQKEPGELKEKIPSRTGRTYL